Proteins encoded within one genomic window of Raineyella fluvialis:
- a CDS encoding glycoside hydrolase family 65 protein yields the protein MSDQTQQHTKPGADPWAVRYEGYDPDDEGRRESLCTVGNGYLATRGAAAESVADGIHYPGTYGAGIYNRLEDRIDDRVVENESLVNLPNWLSTSFRIEGGPWFDLAAVEILDYQQKLDLRRAVLTRRFRVRDEAGHTTAIIERRLVSMDDKHACALEVTYVPEDWSGRLEIRSVLDGTVTNALVERYRALSGDHLDLLRTAELSPDSVLLEMVTNQSGIRVAMAARIEVWGNGYRVGTERHLVEEGEVVGYQLALEARQSVPVTLEKIVTVFTSRDQAVSEPAAEAATWLPRLSRFDDLLERHVLVWAHLWERFHLDLADDGPVTQILRLHLLHLLQSVSPNSVDLDVGVPARGLHGEAYRGHIFWDELFIFPVLNLRLPLLTRSLLRYRYRRLPEARVAAHQAGYAGAMFPWQSGSDGREENQRLHLNPISGRWLPDPTLRQRHVGIAIAYNVWQYYQVTGDREFLVHYGAEMLLEIARFWASIASYDRARGRYVIRGVMGPDEFHTGYPGHEQDGIDNNAYTNVMASWVLRKGLETLRLLPAQERHELVERLALRREELQRWEEVARRLYVPFHDGVISQFEGYEDLEEFDWEGYRHKYADIQRLDRILEAENDSVNRYKVSKQADALMLFYLLSADELRELLGHLGYRLAPEDIPRTIHYYLDRTSHGSTLSAVVHGWVLARSERLRALEFVGQALESDVADLQGGTTREGIHLASMAGSVDLLQRCFSGLELRQDQLHLTPFWPESLGTMEFTIRYREHPLTVRVRGSCAEVLAGPGRQRPIEVVCRGQVAEVAPGARVSFPL from the coding sequence ATGTCGGATCAGACGCAGCAGCACACGAAGCCCGGAGCAGATCCCTGGGCAGTGCGGTACGAGGGCTACGACCCCGACGACGAGGGCCGCCGGGAGTCACTGTGCACCGTGGGCAACGGATACCTGGCGACCCGCGGGGCCGCCGCGGAGTCCGTCGCCGACGGCATCCACTATCCGGGGACGTACGGCGCCGGGATCTACAACCGGCTCGAGGACCGGATCGACGACCGGGTCGTCGAGAACGAGAGCCTGGTGAACCTGCCGAACTGGTTGTCGACGAGCTTCCGGATCGAGGGCGGCCCGTGGTTCGACCTCGCCGCGGTCGAGATCCTCGACTACCAGCAGAAGCTCGATCTGCGCCGTGCCGTCCTCACCCGTCGGTTCCGGGTCCGTGACGAGGCGGGCCACACCACCGCCATCATCGAACGCCGCCTCGTGAGCATGGACGACAAGCACGCCTGCGCGCTGGAGGTCACGTACGTTCCGGAGGACTGGTCCGGCCGCCTCGAGATCCGCTCGGTGCTGGACGGCACCGTCACCAACGCACTGGTCGAGCGCTACCGGGCCCTGTCCGGGGATCACCTCGATCTCCTCCGCACCGCCGAGCTCTCCCCCGACTCCGTGCTGCTGGAGATGGTCACCAACCAGTCCGGCATCCGGGTGGCGATGGCCGCCCGGATCGAGGTCTGGGGCAACGGTTATCGCGTCGGGACCGAGCGCCACCTCGTGGAGGAGGGCGAGGTCGTCGGCTACCAGCTGGCCCTCGAGGCGCGGCAATCGGTGCCGGTGACGCTGGAGAAGATCGTCACGGTGTTCACCAGCCGGGACCAGGCCGTCTCCGAGCCCGCGGCGGAAGCCGCCACCTGGCTGCCTCGGCTCAGTCGGTTCGATGACCTCCTGGAACGCCACGTGCTGGTGTGGGCACACCTGTGGGAACGCTTCCACCTCGACCTGGCCGACGACGGCCCGGTGACACAGATCCTGCGGCTGCACCTGCTGCACCTGTTGCAGTCGGTCTCCCCCAACTCCGTCGATCTCGACGTCGGGGTGCCGGCCCGCGGCCTGCACGGCGAGGCCTACCGCGGCCACATCTTCTGGGACGAGCTGTTCATCTTCCCGGTGCTCAACCTCCGGCTTCCGCTGCTGACCCGGTCCCTGCTGCGGTACCGCTACCGCCGCCTGCCGGAGGCCCGGGTGGCCGCCCACCAGGCCGGCTATGCCGGTGCGATGTTCCCGTGGCAGTCCGGCAGCGACGGGCGGGAGGAGAACCAGCGCCTGCACCTCAATCCGATCTCCGGGCGGTGGCTGCCCGATCCCACCCTGCGCCAGCGGCACGTGGGGATCGCCATCGCCTACAACGTGTGGCAGTACTACCAGGTCACCGGCGACCGGGAGTTCCTCGTCCACTACGGGGCGGAGATGCTGCTGGAGATCGCGCGCTTCTGGGCCAGCATCGCCAGCTACGACCGGGCACGAGGCCGCTACGTCATCCGCGGGGTGATGGGACCCGACGAGTTCCACACCGGCTATCCGGGTCACGAGCAGGACGGCATCGACAACAACGCGTACACCAACGTGATGGCCTCCTGGGTGCTGCGGAAGGGACTGGAGACCCTGCGTCTGCTGCCGGCGCAGGAACGCCACGAGCTGGTGGAGCGTCTGGCGCTGCGACGCGAGGAGCTCCAGCGGTGGGAGGAGGTGGCGCGCCGGCTCTACGTGCCCTTCCACGACGGTGTCATCAGCCAGTTCGAGGGCTACGAGGACCTCGAGGAGTTCGACTGGGAGGGCTACCGGCACAAGTACGCAGACATCCAGCGTCTGGATCGCATCCTCGAGGCGGAGAACGACTCGGTGAACCGCTACAAGGTGTCGAAACAGGCCGATGCCCTGATGCTCTTCTACCTGCTCTCGGCCGACGAACTCCGGGAGCTCCTCGGACACCTCGGCTACCGGCTCGCCCCCGAGGACATCCCCCGGACGATCCACTACTACCTCGATCGGACCTCGCACGGGTCCACTTTGTCGGCCGTCGTCCACGGCTGGGTGCTGGCCCGCTCCGAGCGTCTGCGGGCCCTGGAGTTCGTGGGCCAGGCACTCGAGTCCGACGTGGCCGATCTCCAGGGCGGCACGACGCGCGAAGGCATCCACCTCGCCTCGATGGCCGGCAGCGTCGATCTCCTCCAGCGCTGCTTCTCCGGGCTGGAGCTGCGGCAGGACCAGCTGCACCTCACCCCGTTCTGGCCCGAGTCCCTCGGCACGATGGAGTTCACCATCCGTTACCGGGAGCACCCCCTGACCGTACGGGTCCGCGGGAGCTGTGCGGAGGTCCTGGCGGGCCCCGGCAGGCAGCGACCGATCGAGGTGGTCTGCCGCGGGCAGGTCGCCGAAGTCGCGCCGGGAGCACGGGTCAGCTTCCCGCTGTGA
- a CDS encoding ABC transporter permease produces MANGSAIVAALTMNTLAGSMGPAGATSVALLLGLLVGAVAGLANGVAIAVLRVHPIPTTLGTSAVFLGIFTGITKGSTVFGQGTLGWVSTKTLVLLPLSFWVFLIAVALLLVLTQRTKLGFRLYAIGESTKVARFARMSVERDQVVTYVISGLLAAVAGLLLFSGVNAANVSFGSSYLTQALLIAVIAGMNPYGGSGRIGMVILAAIAAQELQTGLNMVLGGWSGASFASDFAWGVLLIAILGVSRWLGRRTMRRRHEMATQAVVEQGQEVGAGG; encoded by the coding sequence GTGGCGAACGGCTCCGCGATCGTCGCCGCGCTGACGATGAACACGCTGGCCGGATCGATGGGGCCCGCTGGCGCCACGTCCGTCGCGCTGCTGCTCGGCCTGCTGGTCGGCGCCGTCGCGGGCCTCGCCAACGGCGTGGCGATCGCGGTGCTGCGGGTGCATCCGATCCCCACGACGCTGGGCACGTCAGCGGTCTTCCTGGGCATCTTCACCGGCATCACGAAGGGCAGCACCGTCTTCGGCCAGGGCACGCTGGGTTGGGTGTCGACGAAGACCCTCGTCCTCCTCCCGCTGTCGTTCTGGGTCTTCCTGATCGCGGTGGCGCTGCTTCTGGTGCTCACCCAGCGCACCAAGCTCGGCTTCCGGCTCTACGCGATCGGTGAGTCCACAAAGGTGGCCCGGTTCGCCCGGATGTCCGTCGAGCGCGACCAGGTCGTCACGTACGTGATCTCGGGCCTGCTGGCCGCCGTCGCCGGACTGCTGCTCTTCTCGGGGGTGAACGCGGCGAACGTCTCGTTCGGGTCGTCCTACCTGACCCAGGCGCTGCTGATCGCCGTCATCGCCGGCATGAACCCGTACGGCGGCTCCGGCCGGATCGGGATGGTGATCCTGGCGGCCATCGCCGCGCAGGAACTGCAGACCGGGCTGAACATGGTGCTCGGCGGCTGGAGCGGAGCGTCCTTCGCCTCCGACTTCGCCTGGGGTGTCCTGCTGATCGCGATCCTCGGCGTCTCCCGGTGGCTGGGCCGGCGGACCATGCGGCGTCGCCACGAGATGGCCACCCAGGCGGTGGTGGAACAGGGCCAGGAGGTCGGGGCGGGAGGCTGA
- a CDS encoding ABC transporter permease — MKSLLARRESLLVGVIVVTIIIFAALNPSFLLPAHVFGIARSAVVLGLMALGVMTVLVTNGIDISISATAVVAMYLTTVTLNAVNFQGTVLVAILVGCLIGAFLGLVNGVLVAWLKLPALIVTIGTLTLYRGGLLAFVGTERIRVLPAHMAEFGQASLISVETGGRTASLNMAVLVWLVLAVVLGIVLTHSWWGRYLYAIGDNQEAAERMGVRPDRVRISAFVLSGLLAGLAGIYYASMNRAADPSTLVGFEMSVLAAVVLGGANVTGGRGTVLGTVLGVLLITIVGNSLVLVGIPSAWQQVFVGAFLLFGVVMPAVRDRRQRIKRGMVVAD; from the coding sequence GTGAAGTCTCTGCTGGCGCGACGGGAATCCCTGCTGGTCGGGGTCATCGTCGTGACGATCATCATCTTCGCCGCCCTCAACCCGAGCTTCCTGCTGCCCGCCCACGTCTTCGGCATCGCCCGCAGTGCCGTGGTGCTGGGGCTGATGGCGTTGGGCGTGATGACGGTCCTGGTCACCAACGGCATCGACATCTCGATCTCGGCGACCGCCGTGGTGGCGATGTACCTCACCACCGTCACGCTCAATGCCGTGAACTTCCAGGGGACCGTCCTGGTGGCGATCCTGGTGGGCTGCCTGATCGGGGCGTTCCTGGGTCTCGTCAACGGCGTCCTGGTGGCCTGGCTGAAGCTGCCGGCGCTGATCGTCACCATCGGCACGCTGACCCTCTACCGTGGTGGTCTGCTGGCCTTCGTCGGCACCGAACGCATCCGCGTGCTCCCCGCGCACATGGCCGAGTTCGGGCAGGCCTCCCTCATCTCCGTGGAGACCGGAGGACGTACCGCGTCACTGAACATGGCCGTGCTGGTCTGGCTCGTGCTGGCGGTCGTGCTCGGCATCGTCCTGACGCACAGCTGGTGGGGGCGCTACCTCTACGCCATCGGTGACAACCAGGAGGCGGCCGAGCGGATGGGCGTACGACCCGACCGGGTGCGGATCTCCGCCTTCGTGCTGTCCGGCCTGCTGGCGGGGCTGGCCGGCATCTACTACGCCTCGATGAACCGAGCCGCCGACCCCTCGACCCTGGTCGGCTTCGAGATGTCCGTCCTCGCCGCCGTGGTGCTGGGCGGGGCCAACGTCACCGGCGGGCGCGGCACGGTGCTCGGCACCGTCCTGGGCGTACTGCTGATCACGATCGTGGGCAACTCGCTCGTGCTGGTCGGCATCCCGTCGGCGTGGCAACAGGTCTTCGTCGGTGCCTTCCTGCTCTTCGGCGTGGTGATGCCCGCAGTCAGGGACCGGCGCCAGAGGATCAAGCGCGGAATGGTGGTGGCGGACTGA
- a CDS encoding ATP-binding cassette domain-containing protein, whose protein sequence is MTSDRDAEAGVPAAGSAEGTPAPPPDPRADDGSAPAIRCVQISKTFGSVKALDAVDLVLRRGTVHALVGENGSGKSTLTKIIAGAYAPDSGSVWIDGVELTHLTPRVAIEHGVRVIYQDLALFPNMTVAENIGFEGGRSVLGRVPRQRARAAAEEALGRLGSRIDPDIRLGDLSTAERQLVAIARAVSSEGDIILMDEPTAALTQDEIDSLLSSVRNLAATGVSFIFISHKLREVVEIADDVSVIRDGALIATGRASDFDTDRISYLMTGSHVVNVRRAHVPEPTGRPVLAARGISLGDTFADVSLDLHVGRVLGLSGLVGCGKTSIGLAIAGLIPVDSGEIRFRGERVDSMRGRPELQYVPDDRLTEGLFLDWSIAENVIPNDLRETRAGRDCRARRGNGSWPTPGAVAWPSRPPPSKRRSARCREATSSGCCWPARSRPRRWS, encoded by the coding sequence ATGACTTCTGATCGCGATGCGGAGGCTGGGGTGCCCGCGGCCGGCTCGGCCGAGGGTACCCCTGCACCCCCACCGGACCCCCGTGCCGACGACGGGTCGGCACCCGCCATCCGCTGCGTGCAGATCTCGAAGACCTTCGGCAGCGTGAAGGCGCTGGACGCCGTCGATCTGGTCCTGCGGCGGGGCACCGTCCACGCGCTGGTGGGCGAGAACGGGTCGGGCAAGTCGACCCTGACCAAGATCATCGCCGGCGCGTACGCCCCCGACTCCGGGTCGGTGTGGATCGACGGCGTCGAACTGACCCACCTCACTCCGCGCGTCGCGATCGAGCACGGCGTGCGGGTGATCTACCAGGACCTGGCCCTGTTCCCGAACATGACGGTGGCCGAGAACATCGGGTTCGAGGGCGGCAGATCCGTCCTGGGGCGCGTCCCGCGCCAGCGGGCCCGGGCGGCGGCGGAGGAGGCGCTGGGTCGGTTGGGCAGCCGGATCGACCCGGACATCCGGCTCGGCGACCTGTCCACGGCTGAGCGCCAACTGGTCGCCATCGCCCGAGCCGTCTCCAGCGAGGGCGACATCATCCTGATGGATGAGCCGACCGCCGCCCTCACCCAGGACGAGATCGACTCCCTGCTCTCCTCGGTGCGCAACCTCGCCGCCACCGGCGTGTCCTTCATCTTCATCTCGCACAAGCTGCGGGAGGTCGTCGAGATCGCCGACGACGTGTCGGTGATCCGCGACGGCGCCCTCATCGCCACCGGCCGGGCGAGCGACTTCGACACCGATCGGATCAGCTACCTGATGACCGGCAGCCACGTGGTCAACGTCCGGCGCGCGCACGTCCCCGAGCCGACCGGACGGCCGGTCCTGGCCGCCCGCGGCATCTCCCTCGGTGACACCTTCGCCGATGTCTCCCTCGACCTCCACGTCGGCCGGGTCCTCGGCCTCTCCGGGCTCGTCGGTTGCGGCAAGACGTCGATCGGGCTGGCGATCGCCGGCCTGATCCCGGTCGACAGCGGCGAGATCCGCTTCCGGGGCGAAAGGGTCGACTCGATGCGCGGCCGCCCGGAACTGCAGTACGTGCCGGACGACCGGCTCACCGAGGGGCTGTTCCTCGACTGGTCGATCGCCGAGAACGTGATCCCGAACGACCTGCGGGAGACGCGGGCAGGGCGGGATTGCAGAGCCCGTCGCGGCAACGGGAGCTGGCCGACACCTGGCGCGGTCGCCTGGCCATCAAGACCCCCACCGTCGAAGCGCCGGTCAGCTCGCTGTCGGGAGGCAACCAGCAGCGGGTGCTGCTGGCCCGCTCGTTCGCGCCCGCGCCGGTGGTCGTGA
- a CDS encoding autoinducer 2 ABC transporter substrate-binding protein, which produces MSRQFSRRQFIHVGAGVAAIGALSACGTTGGQSGASPGASSSSSGSAASKAGAMVTVPKLTGIAWFNRMEQGVQQYAKDTGNNAYYQGSSQADANAQVKVIQDLIASKVAALLVTPFQPDAVEQVLKQAMDAGIIVITHEAPNIKNAHYDLEAFQNKDYGINLMKELAKRMNQTGNYIQMVGSLSSSTHVAWVDAAEEYQKANFPNMKRVGDRIETSDDAQKAYQKMQEALSAFPNLAGVQGSASTDVVGVGQAVEEAKLQDKVVVCGTSTPKDTKALLQSGAIDLIQFWDPGMAAYAQNVAAKMLLDKQKIEAGMSLKAKGYSKITIDGKVIVGDNAWINVTKDNANEYDF; this is translated from the coding sequence ATGTCAAGGCAATTCAGCCGTCGCCAGTTCATCCATGTCGGGGCCGGAGTGGCGGCCATCGGTGCTCTCTCGGCCTGCGGCACGACCGGCGGCCAGAGCGGCGCCAGCCCGGGGGCCAGCAGCTCCAGCTCCGGCAGCGCCGCCTCGAAGGCCGGCGCGATGGTCACCGTCCCGAAGCTGACCGGCATCGCCTGGTTCAACCGGATGGAACAGGGCGTCCAGCAGTACGCCAAGGACACCGGCAACAACGCCTACTACCAGGGGTCCAGCCAGGCCGATGCGAATGCCCAGGTGAAGGTCATCCAGGACCTGATCGCGTCCAAGGTGGCGGCCCTGCTGGTGACCCCCTTCCAGCCCGACGCCGTCGAGCAGGTGCTCAAGCAGGCCATGGATGCCGGCATCATCGTCATCACCCATGAGGCGCCGAATATCAAGAACGCCCACTATGACCTGGAGGCCTTCCAGAACAAGGACTACGGCATCAACCTGATGAAGGAACTCGCCAAGCGGATGAACCAGACGGGTAATTACATCCAGATGGTGGGTTCCCTCAGTTCGTCGACGCACGTCGCGTGGGTGGATGCCGCCGAAGAGTACCAGAAGGCGAACTTCCCCAACATGAAGCGGGTGGGGGACCGGATCGAGACGTCCGACGACGCGCAGAAGGCCTACCAGAAGATGCAGGAGGCGCTGTCGGCCTTCCCCAACCTGGCCGGTGTGCAGGGCTCCGCGTCGACCGACGTGGTGGGTGTCGGGCAGGCCGTCGAAGAGGCCAAGTTGCAGGACAAGGTCGTCGTCTGCGGCACGTCGACGCCGAAGGACACCAAGGCCCTCCTGCAGAGCGGGGCGATCGACCTGATCCAGTTCTGGGATCCCGGCATGGCGGCGTACGCCCAGAACGTCGCGGCCAAGATGCTGCTCGACAAGCAGAAGATCGAGGCGGGAATGTCGCTGAAGGCCAAGGGCTACAGCAAGATCACCATCGACGGCAAGGTGATCGTCGGTGACAACGCCTGGATCAACGTCACCAAGGACAACGCGAACGAGTATGACTTCTGA
- a CDS encoding DAK2 domain-containing protein, translated as MAGASLSLCQLDDELAELLDAPALSPFFQRGAVQLGAGTRRTAEHAESAQEATGETTGGGVRTVPSPGPLRAVALTVTEAMPRHSEELRELDAALGDGDLGITVGAGAKAAHEAVAALPDNAAPGEVLKAAGVAFSSANPSTYAALVGGGLIGASSALGDTVDLAGLAQAAHVMVDRIRTRGGAEIGDKTVVDVIDAVATYLDEADTADAAALAAGAVQVAERVVERQAGQTSQRGRAAWVGERSVGHRDPGSVAFLRLLEQIKAAVS; from the coding sequence ATGGCGGGTGCTTCGCTGTCGCTGTGCCAGCTCGACGACGAACTGGCCGAGCTGCTCGACGCGCCGGCCCTGTCGCCGTTCTTCCAGCGCGGCGCGGTCCAGCTCGGCGCCGGAACCCGCCGGACCGCCGAGCATGCCGAGTCGGCCCAGGAGGCGACCGGCGAGACGACCGGCGGAGGCGTCCGTACGGTGCCCTCCCCCGGGCCCCTCCGCGCGGTGGCCCTGACGGTGACCGAGGCCATGCCGCGCCACAGCGAGGAGCTGCGGGAGCTGGACGCCGCCCTCGGCGACGGCGACCTCGGCATCACAGTCGGTGCGGGCGCGAAGGCCGCCCACGAGGCCGTCGCCGCCCTGCCGGACAACGCCGCGCCGGGTGAGGTGCTCAAGGCGGCGGGCGTCGCGTTCTCGTCAGCCAATCCCTCGACGTACGCCGCGCTGGTCGGAGGCGGGCTGATCGGGGCCTCGTCGGCGCTGGGTGACACGGTCGACCTGGCCGGTCTGGCGCAAGCGGCTCACGTGATGGTGGACCGCATCAGGACCCGCGGCGGCGCCGAGATCGGCGACAAGACCGTGGTCGACGTCATCGACGCCGTCGCGACCTACCTGGACGAGGCGGACACCGCCGACGCCGCGGCCCTCGCGGCGGGAGCCGTGCAGGTGGCCGAGCGGGTGGTGGAGCGGCAGGCCGGCCAGACGTCCCAGCGTGGTCGCGCCGCCTGGGTGGGGGAGCGCTCCGTGGGTCATCGCGATCCGGGCTCCGTCGCATTCCTGCGACTTCTCGAACAGATCAAGGCAGCAGTCTCCTGA
- a CDS encoding ArsR/SmtB family transcription factor, whose protein sequence is MSDDLDRLFHALSDATRRDIVARVMLQEQSVSALAARYAMSFAAVQKHVTVLEKATLVSKQRRGREQIVSGNPHSILRAREALETYEEIWRGRTERMRDLLTDDTPPAQAPAATSDPEGPTS, encoded by the coding sequence ATGAGCGACGACCTGGATCGCCTGTTCCACGCCCTGTCCGACGCGACGCGCCGGGACATCGTGGCGCGGGTGATGCTCCAGGAGCAGTCCGTCTCCGCTCTGGCCGCGCGCTATGCGATGAGCTTCGCCGCGGTGCAGAAGCACGTGACGGTCCTGGAGAAGGCGACGCTCGTGTCCAAACAGCGACGCGGACGGGAGCAGATCGTGTCCGGCAACCCGCACAGCATCCTCCGCGCCCGCGAGGCGCTCGAGACGTACGAGGAGATCTGGCGGGGCCGTACGGAGCGGATGCGCGATCTCCTCACCGACGACACACCCCCAGCACAAGCACCAGCAGCTACCAGCGATCCGGAAGGACCCACATCATGA
- a CDS encoding SRPBCC family protein: MTVTTTQKDLEGLTLTFVTEFDAPVERVWQLWADPRKLERWWGPPSWPATFTQYDFVEGGAASYFMTGPDGSKPAGWWTISFIDAPHRLEFDDGFADEDGYPVEAMGAVHGVVTFETVGSGTRMTVTSHFQSREQFDQMAQMGMEEGMREALGQMDAILADVAV, encoded by the coding sequence ATGACCGTCACCACCACCCAGAAGGATCTCGAGGGCCTCACCCTCACCTTCGTGACCGAATTCGATGCGCCGGTCGAGCGCGTCTGGCAGCTCTGGGCCGATCCCCGCAAGCTCGAGCGCTGGTGGGGCCCGCCGTCCTGGCCCGCGACCTTCACCCAGTACGACTTCGTCGAGGGCGGCGCGGCGAGCTACTTCATGACCGGCCCGGACGGGTCGAAGCCTGCCGGCTGGTGGACCATCAGCTTCATCGACGCCCCGCACCGACTGGAGTTCGACGACGGTTTCGCCGACGAGGACGGCTATCCGGTCGAGGCGATGGGCGCCGTCCATGGCGTCGTGACCTTCGAGACCGTCGGGTCCGGCACTCGGATGACCGTCACCAGCCACTTCCAGTCCCGCGAGCAGTTCGACCAGATGGCCCAGATGGGTATGGAGGAGGGGATGCGCGAGGCCCTCGGCCAGATGGACGCGATCCTGGCGGACGTCGCCGTCTGA
- a CDS encoding nuclease-related domain-containing DEAD/DEAH box helicase: MSRYGADMTAQLVPESPTYVTESERLVGRRLVEQLPDGSVVFAGLRFTGPYDHEVDFLCLIPGSGLVVVEVKGGSVYHAHGDWFVGAGATRRTFDIEQGLRNKYAVRDYLECDERWRGRTRLRIEHVLVTPHTDWPDDFHAPGLERWQVIGKREMGRLGARLTELCALRGGGRIPTDDDIDVVRSILRGRHHPVEDVEADAEEREGRADRLTKEQAMLLDITRFVPRTEVRGCAGSGKTILALTQAKQLARGHGDLGPQRVALVCYSIGLAEYFKRELGRVGRKHRPDFVGTFHALGRQWGAPDGTREDSDFWEHRLPEQMLELAEGLPWHEKYDAIIVDEGQDFADSWWPSLLAALRDEETGRLHVYSDEQQRVFQRFGRPPVTLVPLVLDHNLRNTKQIAETFLPLAGARMELRGDDGPQVEFIPARTEDAIEAADDQVERLLDEGWDPAHVMLLATGKRHPVQEERQREYGQEGYWRTFWEGDDVFYGHVLGCKGLERRAVILCLNEHGSRDRAKERLYVGLSRATDRLVVVGDPEVVRAMGGDAVARRLGI; the protein is encoded by the coding sequence ATGAGCCGCTACGGTGCGGACATGACCGCCCAGCTCGTCCCGGAGTCGCCGACGTACGTCACGGAATCGGAGCGTCTGGTGGGTCGCCGGCTGGTCGAGCAACTGCCGGACGGGTCGGTCGTCTTCGCGGGGCTGCGCTTCACCGGCCCGTACGACCATGAGGTCGACTTTCTCTGCCTGATCCCGGGCAGCGGGCTGGTGGTGGTCGAGGTCAAGGGCGGCAGTGTCTACCACGCGCACGGCGACTGGTTCGTCGGGGCGGGGGCCACGCGGCGGACTTTCGACATCGAGCAGGGCCTGCGCAACAAGTACGCCGTCCGGGACTACCTCGAGTGTGACGAGCGGTGGCGTGGCCGGACCCGGCTGCGGATCGAGCACGTCCTTGTCACCCCGCACACCGACTGGCCGGACGACTTCCATGCCCCGGGGCTGGAGCGATGGCAGGTGATCGGCAAGCGGGAGATGGGCCGTCTCGGTGCGCGGCTCACCGAGCTGTGCGCCCTCCGGGGCGGCGGCCGCATCCCCACCGACGACGACATCGACGTCGTACGGTCGATCCTGCGGGGTCGCCATCACCCGGTCGAGGACGTCGAGGCGGACGCCGAGGAACGGGAGGGCCGCGCCGATCGACTCACCAAGGAACAGGCCATGCTCCTGGACATCACCCGTTTCGTCCCCCGCACCGAGGTGCGCGGCTGCGCAGGGTCGGGTAAGACCATCCTCGCGCTCACCCAGGCCAAGCAGCTGGCGCGTGGTCACGGCGACCTGGGTCCGCAACGCGTGGCGCTGGTCTGCTACTCGATCGGACTGGCCGAGTACTTCAAGCGCGAGCTGGGCCGGGTCGGCCGCAAGCACCGGCCGGACTTCGTCGGCACCTTCCACGCCCTCGGCCGGCAGTGGGGCGCACCGGACGGCACGCGCGAGGACAGCGACTTCTGGGAGCACCGGCTGCCCGAACAGATGCTGGAGCTGGCCGAGGGACTTCCGTGGCACGAGAAGTACGACGCGATCATCGTCGACGAAGGGCAGGACTTCGCCGACTCGTGGTGGCCGTCGTTGCTCGCTGCCCTGCGGGACGAGGAGACCGGTCGGCTGCACGTCTACAGCGACGAGCAGCAGCGGGTGTTCCAGCGGTTCGGGCGCCCTCCGGTGACGTTGGTGCCGTTGGTCCTGGACCACAACCTGCGCAACACCAAGCAGATCGCCGAGACCTTCCTGCCGCTGGCCGGCGCCCGGATGGAGCTGCGCGGCGATGACGGGCCGCAGGTCGAGTTCATCCCCGCCCGTACCGAGGACGCGATCGAGGCGGCCGACGACCAGGTCGAGCGACTGCTGGACGAGGGCTGGGACCCGGCGCACGTGATGCTGCTCGCCACCGGCAAGCGGCACCCGGTGCAGGAGGAGCGGCAGCGGGAGTACGGCCAGGAGGGGTACTGGCGGACGTTCTGGGAGGGCGACGACGTCTTCTACGGGCACGTGCTCGGCTGCAAGGGGCTCGAGCGGCGCGCGGTGATCCTCTGCCTCAACGAGCACGGCTCCCGGGATCGCGCCAAGGAGCGGCTGTACGTGGGGCTGTCCCGGGCGACGGACCGGCTGGTCGTCGTGGGGGATCCCGAGGTGGTCCGGGCGATGGGTGGGGACGCGGTGGCCCGCCGGTTGGGGATCTGA